The Leptolyngbya sp. CCY15150 sequence CGGTCTTCGTTGATTTGCTCCGGCGTGAGCAGCGCCACCACCCCCCGCAAATTTCCCTCTAGGGTTTCGCGAGCCACGCGGGTAATCTCGGAGCGATCGCGATCGAGGAATCGTTCGATGGCATTGCCCACAAGCTGACGGTTGCTGGAGATTTTCACATTGGCGATCGCTTGAATATGCAGCGGTGTTCCCCCTTTGGAATAGGCATTGCGCACTTCCACCACCACCGGAATGGTGGTCATATCCATGCGCTTCACCGTTTCTAGAATGGGGATAGCAATCACCCGCCCACCAAAAATCACCCGGTAGCCCTGGTCTTGTCCTTCATCCGTGCGGTGTTTGCGTCCAGACAGAATGAGGATTTCATTGGGATTGCAAATTTTCAAAAAGTTGTTGAGAAACCAAATCACCAACACCACAAAAAACAGGGAAAAGGCGATGGGCAACGCGGTACTCAGCTGATCATCATTGCGGCGCGCAGGGGCCGGAGCGCTACCGGGAACCTGGGCAACATAGTTAGCTTGGACTGGCGGGAAGCCCGTCATGGAATAAAGCTGAAAATTAGTCATAACAACCATTGAGGATGAAGGGACTTGAAAAACCGCTACAGATTCCAGAAGGTGCCAGAGTAGAACCTACATCTAGCTTGCACCTCACACCTAGGGGCAATCGGGCGGGGCAGCATCCGGCAGTTGTCCGATCGCATCCTGTTGAGAGACCACCCAAACGCGATTCTTGCTCATGCTGACAATGAACACCGTATCGCCCACCTGAAATCCGTTGGGATCGTCCGTCAGCGCCATAACGCCTAACGTCGTTCCGCGAATTTGAAGCTGAATCTTGCCTCGACTATTAGCATCAAAGGGAATTTCCACCGTTCCTGAAAGACCGACATAGTCGGTAGAACGCACTAAACTATCGATGCGGCGGCGACCCAGTTGTCGCAGGGCGATCGCCACTATACTGCCACAGATCACCCCAATCCCGACAGACGTCAGCACCACCGTCGCCGCAACCATCTCTGTCGCAGAGAGCAGAATCCCCGACAGCCCAAAAAAGCAGGTGCCAAACGTCCAAAAGCGCAGGCTAAAAATCGGCAGCCACAGGCCACGACGCCGACGCAGGGGCGATCGCTCCTCCTCATCTCGGCGATCGGCTCCGACATCCATCTCAAATTCCGAGTCAAACTCTGCGCCATCTAGACCGCCCACGACGGCCAGAAGCACAAACAGGCCGCCCACAAGGCAGCATATCCAATACACAAGCAGCATGGTCATTCAGCCCGCTGAAACAACTCTCCCCCATCGTTCTCCCCTATAGTAAGCCGGGGCTAGAGACCAGACCACTAAGGAGCGGAGAGTCGTCATGGGTTGTAATGGAACCTGGGGGGCGATCGCTCCTCACCACTACGATGACCACCGAAGAGCATTACAGAACGAAATGGACTGATTGAAGGAGAGCCAGAAAGGTTCAGGTGATTTCAAAGCCCCTCTACCGACCTGGGAGAGGGGTTTGGGGTGAGGGTCTTCGAGGGTTGTCCGTCTACCAGTGGAATGGCACAGGGATGAACCCAGCCTGCGGCTCCTAGGCTGCCAGTTCCTGCTCAATAGCTCGCACCAGTTGCGGGTTGTCGGGGGTGACGCTGCTGCGGTAGCGACTGACCACGTCGCCCTGCTTGTTCACCAAAAATTTCTCAAAATTCCAGCCCACCTCGCCCACCGGCTCCACCTGCGTCAGCCGAGCGTAGAGGGGATGCTGCTGTGGGCCCTTGGCGTGAACCTTATCAAACAGGTCAAAGCTGACGCCGTAGCTGGTGCTGCAAAAGGTTTTAATTTGCTCATTGCTGCCCGGCTCCTGAGCGCCATAGTCATTACAGGGAAAACCCAACACCCGTAGACCTTGCGGCCCATAGGTTTGGTGAAGCTTTTCTAAGCCGCCATACTGGGACGTATAGCCACAGTAGGACGCCACATTGACAATTAACAGCACCTGCCCCTGGTACTCACCGAGGGACTTGTCCTGCCCGTCCATTGTTTTCACGCTGATATCGCTGATTGTCTGAGCCATGGCGATCGCCTCGTTTTCCCTAACGTTGACTAACACTTTGTTGACAAACACTTGATGGGAACACCGCGATCGCCATCGCCCTGATCACCCTTGACCACCGAGGGAGCGATCGACCATCGAGACATCCCATGCAAATCTTCCCATTTTCCGAGTCAGTTGGATGAGTCAACCGTCTGGTACTGCGAGGGATCTGCCCTGGACTATCTGCTGATTCCTTAACACTCTGCAACAAAAATGGAACAAATGTCCTATCTTTGGCGCAGATTGGCGGCTAATTGACCCCAAAATGGCGAAAAAAACCCCTGATCTACATAAATTAAAGGTTTTGCCGTTCCATAACTTTGAAGTAACCCTTAGAATGGGTCAGTAAAATTTCGAGTCTGTGGGAGTTTCAGCCGTTTTACCAGCGAGACTGAAACTTCATGGTCTTACGACGGTCTTACGACGACTCGAAATACCAATCACGGCGTTGAACACGTGTTGAGATAGATCTAAGGAGATTTCATATGAACAAAGGTGAACTCGTGGATGCAGTCGCTGAAAAGGCGAATGTGACCAAGAAACAAGCTGATGCAGTGCTAACCGCAGCCATTGAATCGATCATGGATGCCGTCTCTGCTGGACAAAAAGTGACCCTCGTGGGCTTTGGCTCATTTGAACCGCGCGAACGCAAAGCTCGCGAAGGTCGGAATCCTAAGACAGGTGAAGCTATGGAGATTCCGGCAACCACCGTTCCGGCTTTCTCTGCAGGCAAGCTGTTCAAGGAAAAAGTAGCGCCTAAGTAAGCGCGCGATCGCTACGGTCTACAAGTCGGGGAGAAGCGATCGCCTGCTTGACGTCTTCTCCCTGACTGCTAGCTTGGCTCTAGCTAGATGCACCATGTCAGACTCTGAATATCAACATCTGAATGTCAACCATGAAGGTTAGAGGTAGGCAGCGGATCAGCCCCAGTTAGGCGATCGCCGCCCACCTCGCCAGACGATCTGTAGCGCCAAGAGCGCCAAGATCGACCAAGAAGGGGTAGGTTAGGCTACCCCTAACTTTTTTAAGGACAAGGGTGTGCCCCAAGATTTGCAGCAAATCTATCAATTTTTGGCGATTTCAGAGGCGATCGCCACGGCTGGCCAGCCCACGGCTGAGCAGTTGACGGCTATTCAGCAAGCCGGCTATCAGGTGGTGATCAACCTAGCGCTGCCCACCTCGGATGGGGCCTTGCCCGATGAAGCAGGGCTGGTGCGCCAGTTGGGCATGGAGTATATCGCCATTCCCGTGGCATGGGAACAGCCGACCCCAGAGGACTGCGATCGCTTTTTTGCCGCCCTCGACCAACATCACGACCAGCGCATCTTCGTCCACTGCGCCGCCAATATGCGCGTGTCAGCCTTCATGTATCTCTACCGTCGGCTCCGCCAAGCCACCGATGAAGCGATCGCCCAGGCCGATTTACAGCGCATCTGGCAACCCAATGCCACCTGGCAAGCCTTGATCGATGGATATCTGCAGAAAGCTGAGCCTAGCTGAAGGTAGCGCCACCGATTGGGAGTATCCACACCATCCTGACAGGTGCGCCATTGCCCTGATTCGGAGCTTGAAACGATATGAGTGATGAAGACGGCAGTAATTGGGGAGAGCGATCGCCCTACCGATCGTGTCCAGCGATCTGATCTTGCCCGCGATCTGTTACTAAATTTTGCGTCATCCAACGATACATTACTAATCCCACACCTAGCTCAGCTCTCTCTGAGACAATCTAAAACAGGATTCAACGCATCAGCCTCGTTAGCCTCGATGGTTGCGTTGACGACCCCATAGGAGATCTCGCGATATGAAATTGGCTTACTGGATGTATGCTGGGCCCGCCCACATTGGCACCCTGCGGGTTGCGACGTCCTTCAAAAACGTCCATGCCATCATGCACGCACCCATCGGCGATGACTATTTCAACGTCATGCGATCCATGCTGGAACGGGAGCGCAACTTCACCCCCGTGACCACCAGTGTGGTCGATCGCCATGTGTTGGCCCGAGGGTCTCAGGAAAAAGTAGTCGATAATATCACCCGCAAGGATCAGGAAGAACAGCCCGACCTGATTGTGCTGACCCCCACCTGCACCTCCAGCATCCTGCAAGAAGATCTGCAAAACTTTGTGGATCGGGCCCAGATGGAGTCCAAGGGTGATGTCATGCTGGCGGATGTCAACCACTATCGCGTCAACGAACTGCAGGCAGGCGATCGCACCCTGCAGCAAATCGTCCAGTTTTACACCGAGAAGGCCCGCAAGCGCGACGAACTGCCTACGGATAAAACTGCCAATCCCTCCGTCAATATCATTGGCACCTCCACCCTCGGCTTCCATAACCAGCACGACTGCACCGAACTGAAGCGGCTGATGGCGGATCTGGGCATTGAAGTCAACACCGTAATTCCTGATGGTGCCTCGGTGCATCAGCTCAAGAATCTGTCCCGCGCTTGGTTTAACCTCGTGCCCTATCGCGAACTAGGCACCATGACGGCCGACTACCTGAAGCAGGAGTTTGCCATGCCGGTGGTCGATATTGTGCCCATGGGCGTGGTGGAAACAGCCCGCTGCATTCGCGCCATCCAGCGCATCTTAAACGACCAAGGTGCTGGGGTTGACTACGAAGATTTTATTAACCACCAAACCCTCAACGTTTCTCAAGCCGCTTGGTTCTCCCGCTCCATCGATTGCCAAAACCTGACGGGTAAAAAGGCCGTGGTATTTGGCGATAATACCCACGCGGCGGCCATGACCAAGATTTTGGCGCGGGAAATGGGCATCCATGTGGTGATGGCAGGCACCTACTGTAAATATGATGAAGACTGGTTCCGGGAGCAGGTGAGCGACTACTGCGATGAAGTCTTGGTGAGCGATGACCATGCCGCCATTGGGGATGCGATCGCCCGCATTGAACCCTCCGCCATCTTCGGCACCCAAATGGAACGGCACGTGGGTAAGCGCTTGAATATTCCCTGTGGTGTGATTGCCGCGCCTATCCATATCCAAAACTTCCCCATTGGCTACAAGCCGTTTGTGGGCTATGAAGGCACCAACCAAATCGCCGACTTGGTCTACAACTCCTTCACCCTCGGCATGGAAGACCATCTGCTGGAAATCTTCGGCGGCCACGACACCAAGGACGTGATCACCAAGGGCATGACCGCCGATACCGATCTGGGCTGGAGCAAGGATGGCTTGACAGAACTCAACCGTATTCCTGGCTTTGTGCGCGGTAAGGTAAAACGCAATACGGAGAAATTTGCCCGCGATCGCAATATCTCCGAAATTACCGCCGAGGTGCTCTATGCCGCTAAGGAAGCGATCGGCGCTTAGGGGTTAACGACCCAGATCCCCGACTTCTCCCAGATCCCCGACTTCTTAGTCGGGGATCTATAGTCCATCAAAGGGGTGTAGGCCAAGGCCATTCTCCAAGGGCGATCGCTTCTTCTGCCTGGTAGGGAGGAATGGGGCGCGAGATTAAATAGCCCTGGGCGGCTTCGCATCCCAGGGCCTGGAGTTGTTGGAGTTGTGCTTGGGTTTCCACCCCTTCCGCCACCATATCCATGCCGAGGCTGCGAGCCAGAAGGCGAATCATGCGAATGAGTTCTAGGCTTTTGGGATCCTGTTCCAAACTGATCACAAAAGAGCGATCGATCTTGAGGGTATCGAAGGGGAAGGTGCGCAAATAGCTTAGGGATGAGTAGCCGGTGCCAAAATCATCAATACATAGACGAATGTGGCGCGCTTTCAACTGCTCTAGCACCGCGCTCACCTGGGCTGCATTTTCCATCACCGCCGTTTCCGTCACCTCCAGCTTGAGGCCAGTGGGCGACAGGCCCGTCTCCTGCAGCACCTGATCGACAATATCGAGGAAATTAGGCTGCATCAGTTGCGCCACCGATACGTTCACCGAGATGGCCAAGCGAGGATGCTCAGGGAATTGTTGATGCCAATTATGGAGCTGGGTGCAGGCCTGCCGCAGCACCCAGGTTCCCAAGGGCACAATGAAGCCCGTTTCTTCGGCGAGGGGAATGAAGTCTACCGGCGAGATCCAGGCTTGATGATGCCGCCAGCGCAGCAATGCTTCAAAGCCAATGAGCTGTCTGGTTTCTACCTGGATAATCGGCTGGTAGTAGAGCTGAAAGTCTTGGCGATCGAGGGCGCGGTGCATTTCGCTGTCTAACCGGAGGCGATCGAGGGCTTGGGTACGCATCTCTAGGTCGAAGGCAGCATAGCCCGTGGAGCTTCTCAGCCGAGCATGGTGCATAGCAATGTCGGCCGCTTGCAGCAAGGCCTCTGAGTCGTCGTCACCTTCTTGGCGCAAGACGAAGCCCAGGGTAATTTGCATAAATACCGTGTGGGTTCCCAAGCTAAAAGGTTGGCTAAAGTCGCGCTGTAGGTCTTCCGCAAATTGGATAGCTTCTGGCAGGGAGGCGATCGCTTCATGGAGGATAGCAAATTCATCGGTGCCCACTCGGGACAGCATTCCCTGGGCGGGTAGGCTCGTCTGCAAGCGAGTGGCGATCGCCATCAGCAACTGCTCGGACAACTGGTGCCCCAGGCTATATTTCAGCACCTTAAAGCGCACGAGATCGAGGTGGAAAATGGCAAACGACTGGGGCTGGCTGGCCGTACTCTCGTCTAATAAAGCCTGGATACGCTGCTGCAGCAAACGCCGCTGGGGAAGCTGGGTCAAGGCATCATAAAAAGCCGAATAGCGAAGCTGCTCCTCGGCCTGAATCCGCGCCGTCACATCCTGCACCATCGACAAGGTGCCCATCACCTCCCCATTGCCTTGTCGCAGAGGCGTATGGTGCCATTCACAGAAAATGGTGCGGCCGTCCTTGGTGCAGTTTTCTTGCAGCATTGGCGTAGAGGTTTCTCCATCCAAACCCGATAGGGGTGCAGGCAGGCGGCGATCGCCCGCCATTCTCAACACCCCATCAGGAACCTTGCCCAACATATCAGCCTTAGAATAGCCAAAAACAGCGATCGCGGCTGGATTCCAATCCACAACTTGGCCCTGGCGATCGCAGATGATGCAAGCAATGGGGCTGCGGTCAAACTGAAGCTGGAGACGCTGCTGTAACTGCTGCGTGTGCTCAAACAACTGAGCATTAATTAAGGCCATCGCACAGCGTTCCGCCGTGATTTCTAATAAATGAATCTCCGACTCCGTCGAAGCATGGGATTGATGCCATTCCACCTGAAGAACGCCCACAAACTGCTGATGCCGCTTGAGGGGCACCCCCAACACATGGCGGGTTTGGGGCAGATTGCCAGAATCGGTGCTAAAGCGAGGATCTTGCCGCAGATCTTGAATATCCAGCAGTTGCTCCGTCGCCCGAATGATGCGAGCAATTTCTCGATTAATCAAAAAGCTGCTGTACTGATCGGTTCTGGCACCGCCCATGTGGGCCGCGAGCACTAGATCGTCATCCTGGACAAGAAAAATCAGCCCCAGGTCAGCCGCCATCACCGTCACTAAGCGATCGAGGAGAACATGCAGCAGAGCATCTATCTCCAAGGTGCTAACGGCATTGGCTGTCACCAGGTTGAGCGCTTCTAGCTCCCGATTTCTCCGTTGCAATTCCTGCAGCAGCGCCTCTCGCTCTTGCTTCATCCGCTGCCGTTCGGTGATATCCCGCGCAATGCCAATCAGCCCCTCCACCTCACCGCCAACGTTACAAAGGGGATACTTGGTGGTGAGATAGGTCAGAGTCTGCCCTTGCATCGTCACCGTTTCTTCAAGCTGCTGCGGCATTTTGGCACCGAGCACCGCCCGATCCGTAGCTTGCAGTTGGATAAAGTCTTCGGCAGACACATAGTCTCGGTCATCGGTGCCGATGATCTCCGCAGCCGATTTCCCCAAACGCTGGGCACCGCTCGTATTGATCAACCCATAGCGGCCCTGGATATCTTTGACAAAGATGGCGTCTGTGGTTCCCTCAATGATGCTGCTGAGCAAGGCATAGCTCTCCCGCAGCGATCGCTCTCCTCGACGGATCAAAAGATAGAGGAGCACGCTGGTCACCAGGGTAAATAGCCATCCCTTGAGAATACTCACCCGCACCAACAGCTCCGGCGTTGCCCCCAACGACAGCAGAACGCGATCGGACAGCAAGATCCATAAGCTGCTCCAGAAAGCATAGGCAAACGGGACAGTCATAGACAGGCGTTTTTTGAGATCAGGCGATTGCATAGTCCCCTATCATCGGCGTTTACCTAGTATGACGTTATGGCTTCCAAGACCGCTTCAAAGCAGTCTCAACGGCAGCACTCAGCAATCCTAACCCTCTCAGACTCTAGTTCCAGTGTGACGAGGAAAATTCACAAAAACAAGGCATTCCTCAGGGATCAAGGTTGGAAAGATCACGAAGAACCCAAGGTGTATTCCCTAATTCCCGCCATCATCTTGTCTATACCGTAGGGGCGAGATCTATGCCGTGATTCCCGTCATCATCCTGTCCATATTGTGGGTTCACCAGCGATCATGATGCGGCATTGCTGAATGAAAGTATGACATCGGACTGTGAGCAAGATGCTCACCCTACCAGTGAGACCCATCTAAAGTTATGTATTGGAAAAACCTGAAAATTATCTTTTAGCAAAACTTGCAAGCATTTCCTAATGCATTTTTTTTAGCTGTGTTGCACCACTACCTTGATGGTGAATGAAGGGTGAGCGAGACACTCACGGTTCGTTAACGCCCATCATCTTGCGATTCAGCAACGCCCATTAAGCTTCCTTGTTCAGCCTGGAGGTAGTCGTCATCACCCAGGAGGTGAGGGTCTGAGACCCTAACGTCATCAACGTTCGGGCTTTGCTTTCGTTAGGTTGCCCATCAGCCCATAGCCAGCAGCCTGGGCAACCATGAATCTTGTTAAAGAAAGTCTGCTTAATCTAATGCAATTAGATCTCAACAAGCTACAATGAAAAAAATTGTTGCTTCAAAGACTGATTCCCAGGTTGTCCTAGGTGGCACCTAGCTAAACAGCCGAAGCCCGGCACGTTTATGAAAAGTTTTCTACCCCGAGAGTCTCGCCAAAAGGCCGCACCGCCTTGGCTCTATCTATAGATTAAATTCCCTGTAACAACGACCCTGTCAAGTCTTGAGCAATTGAGAACTTATTTCACCTGATGTCAACCCTCACCTAAAACTCTGGATCAAACTATGGTAGTTTCCTGCGATCGCATCCCTCAAACCTTTGCCTACACCGGCACCGTCCTCGCCCTAGACTACAAAGACAATGGCACCATCAAGGGGCTGCGGCTCAGCCATCCCCTGGGCGGCCTTCCCGTCAAGCTTGATAAAACCCTACGCACCCAGTTGCCGGCCGGCTTGTCGCCCGGTGCCATGGTGCAGGTGTCGGGCTACCAAAAGCCTGGAAAGTATGGCATGAGCAAGTTCACGGCCGATCGGCTCATTCTGCAGGCTCAGGGCAATACAGAGTCATCCATGCCGGCCCCTCCCGCCCCTAGAAGCACCAGCAAGGGCGATCGCTCCCCCACCCAAGCCACCATCTTGGTCTGCGGCAAGTCGGGATGTCGTAAACGTGGTAGTGCCAAGCTATGTAGTGCGATAGAATCAGCCATGGGCGATCGCTCTACCCCTAGCCATGTCTGCGTGAAAGAAGTGGGCTGTATGAAACAATGCAAGGCTGGTCCGCACCTTGTCTTTATGCCCGACAAAGCACGATATAGCCAAGTCAAACCTCAAGA is a genomic window containing:
- a CDS encoding NfeD-like protein, translating into MLLVYWICCLVGGLFVLLAVVGGLDGAEFDSEFEMDVGADRRDEEERSPLRRRRGLWLPIFSLRFWTFGTCFFGLSGILLSATEMVAATVVLTSVGIGVICGSIVAIALRQLGRRRIDSLVRSTDYVGLSGTVEIPFDANSRGKIQLQIRGTTLGVMALTDDPNGFQVGDTVFIVSMSKNRVWVVSQQDAIGQLPDAAPPDCP
- a CDS encoding glutathione peroxidase; protein product: MAQTISDISVKTMDGQDKSLGEYQGQVLLIVNVASYCGYTSQYGGLEKLHQTYGPQGLRVLGFPCNDYGAQEPGSNEQIKTFCSTSYGVSFDLFDKVHAKGPQQHPLYARLTQVEPVGEVGWNFEKFLVNKQGDVVSRYRSSVTPDNPQLVRAIEQELAA
- a CDS encoding HU family DNA-binding protein; this translates as MNKGELVDAVAEKANVTKKQADAVLTAAIESIMDAVSAGQKVTLVGFGSFEPRERKAREGRNPKTGEAMEIPATTVPAFSAGKLFKEKVAPK
- a CDS encoding protein tyrosine phosphatase family protein produces the protein MPQDLQQIYQFLAISEAIATAGQPTAEQLTAIQQAGYQVVINLALPTSDGALPDEAGLVRQLGMEYIAIPVAWEQPTPEDCDRFFAALDQHHDQRIFVHCAANMRVSAFMYLYRRLRQATDEAIAQADLQRIWQPNATWQALIDGYLQKAEPS
- the bchB gene encoding ferredoxin:protochlorophyllide reductase (ATP-dependent) subunit B → MKLAYWMYAGPAHIGTLRVATSFKNVHAIMHAPIGDDYFNVMRSMLERERNFTPVTTSVVDRHVLARGSQEKVVDNITRKDQEEQPDLIVLTPTCTSSILQEDLQNFVDRAQMESKGDVMLADVNHYRVNELQAGDRTLQQIVQFYTEKARKRDELPTDKTANPSVNIIGTSTLGFHNQHDCTELKRLMADLGIEVNTVIPDGASVHQLKNLSRAWFNLVPYRELGTMTADYLKQEFAMPVVDIVPMGVVETARCIRAIQRILNDQGAGVDYEDFINHQTLNVSQAAWFSRSIDCQNLTGKKAVVFGDNTHAAAMTKILAREMGIHVVMAGTYCKYDEDWFREQVSDYCDEVLVSDDHAAIGDAIARIEPSAIFGTQMERHVGKRLNIPCGVIAAPIHIQNFPIGYKPFVGYEGTNQIADLVYNSFTLGMEDHLLEIFGGHDTKDVITKGMTADTDLGWSKDGLTELNRIPGFVRGKVKRNTEKFARDRNISEITAEVLYAAKEAIGA
- a CDS encoding EAL domain-containing protein — protein: MQSPDLKKRLSMTVPFAYAFWSSLWILLSDRVLLSLGATPELLVRVSILKGWLFTLVTSVLLYLLIRRGERSLRESYALLSSIIEGTTDAIFVKDIQGRYGLINTSGAQRLGKSAAEIIGTDDRDYVSAEDFIQLQATDRAVLGAKMPQQLEETVTMQGQTLTYLTTKYPLCNVGGEVEGLIGIARDITERQRMKQEREALLQELQRRNRELEALNLVTANAVSTLEIDALLHVLLDRLVTVMAADLGLIFLVQDDDLVLAAHMGGARTDQYSSFLINREIARIIRATEQLLDIQDLRQDPRFSTDSGNLPQTRHVLGVPLKRHQQFVGVLQVEWHQSHASTESEIHLLEITAERCAMALINAQLFEHTQQLQQRLQLQFDRSPIACIICDRQGQVVDWNPAAIAVFGYSKADMLGKVPDGVLRMAGDRRLPAPLSGLDGETSTPMLQENCTKDGRTIFCEWHHTPLRQGNGEVMGTLSMVQDVTARIQAEEQLRYSAFYDALTQLPQRRLLQQRIQALLDESTASQPQSFAIFHLDLVRFKVLKYSLGHQLSEQLLMAIATRLQTSLPAQGMLSRVGTDEFAILHEAIASLPEAIQFAEDLQRDFSQPFSLGTHTVFMQITLGFVLRQEGDDDSEALLQAADIAMHHARLRSSTGYAAFDLEMRTQALDRLRLDSEMHRALDRQDFQLYYQPIIQVETRQLIGFEALLRWRHHQAWISPVDFIPLAEETGFIVPLGTWVLRQACTQLHNWHQQFPEHPRLAISVNVSVAQLMQPNFLDIVDQVLQETGLSPTGLKLEVTETAVMENAAQVSAVLEQLKARHIRLCIDDFGTGYSSLSYLRTFPFDTLKIDRSFVISLEQDPKSLELIRMIRLLARSLGMDMVAEGVETQAQLQQLQALGCEAAQGYLISRPIPPYQAEEAIALGEWPWPTPL
- a CDS encoding (2Fe-2S) ferredoxin domain-containing protein; its protein translation is MVVSCDRIPQTFAYTGTVLALDYKDNGTIKGLRLSHPLGGLPVKLDKTLRTQLPAGLSPGAMVQVSGYQKPGKYGMSKFTADRLILQAQGNTESSMPAPPAPRSTSKGDRSPTQATILVCGKSGCRKRGSAKLCSAIESAMGDRSTPSHVCVKEVGCMKQCKAGPHLVFMPDKARYSQVKPQDVPRLLAQHIVRSANDSVSDVQRAM